A segment of the Micromonospora sediminicola genome:
GTACGACTACCGCCGTGCCGCGTGGGACGCGGTGCACTTCCCTCGGCTGCTGGATCGGTTCTGGCAGAACCTGCGGCGGTGTGAGGGCTGGAACGTCCAGTACGCCGGCTGCGTCGAGCCGCAACGCCGACTCGCCCCACACGCGCACTTCGCTATCCGGGGCACGATTCCCGGGACATCCTGCGCACCGTCGCGGCGGCGACCTATCACCAGGTGTGGTGGCCGGCGGTCGACGTCGCGCGGTACACCGTCGAGCGGCCTCCGGTGTGGGACGAGGACGCCTCGGCGTGGGTCGACCCGGACACTCGTCAGCCGCTGACCACCTGGACGGAAGCGCTCGACGCCATCGACGCGGAACCCGACGCGGAACCGGTGCACGTGGTCCGCTTCGGCGCCCAGGTCGACGCCCGCGGCGTCATGCCCGGCACCGAGGACGCGGAGCGGACCATCCGGTACGTCACGAAGTACATCACCAAACACACCGGCGACTGCCACAAGGCCACCACCGACCGGCAGCGGGCACATCTGGACCGGCTGTGGCGGGAACTGCGCGTGACCCCCTGCACCGACCGGTGCGCGAACTGGCTGCTGTACGGCGTCGCGCCGAAGAAGGCGCACGCGAAGCTCAAGCCGGGCCGCTGCAAGGGCAAGGTCCACCAGCGGGACACCCTCGGCATCGGCGGCCGGCGCATCCTCATCTCCCGCGACTGGTCCGGCAAGACGCTCTCCGACCACAAGCACGACGTGCGGGCCTGGGTGCGGGCGCTGCTCGGCGTCACCGTCGGACTCGATGGCGTTGACGACCAGGGCGCCACCGTCGAACCGGTCCGCCACGCCTGGGAACTCGCCCGCCCCGATGATCCGGACGTGCCGGCGATGGCTCACCGGCTGCTGCGGTCGATCAGCGAACGTGCCCGTTGGCGCTCCGAACTGCTCGCCGCTAAGGACCGCGCCGCCCAGCTCCCCGCAGACGCCTCGACGACGGAAGCGGACGACAAGACGGGGGAGGGGCTGTGATGGCCAAGGACGAGCTGTGGACGGTTCGGGACGTGTCGGCGTACCTCCGGGTCCCGCAGGAGACGCTGTACCGCTGGCGCAAGGTCAAGTACGGTCCGCCGGCGGCCCGGGTCGGCCGACACCTGCGCTACGAGCCGGAAGCGGTCCGGGCCTGGGTACGCGAGCAGGCGGCGGCCTGATGGGGCACGTCGAGGATCGCTGGTACAAGACGCTGCGTCACGAGGGCGGGCGGAAGGAGCGGGTCAAGACGCAACTGTTCGGCAAGGGTCTGCGCTACCGGGTGCGGTACATCGGCCCGGACGGCAAGGAACGCAAGAAGTCCTTCCCGGACCGGGCCAAGCGTGAGGCTGAGGCGTTCATGGTCTCCACCGAGACGGACAAGCTCCGGGGCTCCTACGTCGATCCGCTCGCCGGCCGGATGACCTTCGCCGAGTACGCCGAAACGTGGCTGCGGACCCGTTCCTTCGACGAGTCGACGCGGGAGGTCACCGAGCATCGGGTACGCAAGTACCTGCTGCCGTTCTTCGGCTCTCGGCAACTGGCGTCGATCAAGCCGGGTCACATCCGGGAGTGGGACGCCGCGTTGGTCGGCAAGCTGGCCCCGGCGACCCGGGCCGTCATCTTCGCGCACCTGCGGACCATCCTCGGCGCGGCCGTCGACGACGAACGGATCGCGAAGAACCCCTGTTCGGCAAAGTCGGTCACCCCGCCGCGACCGGTGCAGCGCCGGATAGTGCCGCTGCGCTACGACCAGGTTTCGGCAATCCGCGGTGGCCTCGCCCAGCGGTACCGGGCGATGGTCGACCTGGGCGCCGGCTGCGGTCTGCGGCAGGGCGAAATCCTGGGGCTCGGCGTCGACGACATCGACCTCGACGCGGGATGGGTGCACGTCACGCGTCAGGTCAAGCTCGTCCGCTCCCGGCTCGTCTTCGGCCTGCCCAAGAACGACCGGGACCGCCGGATACCGCTGCCCGACTCCGTCGCCCTGGTGCTGCATCAACACATCGACGACTTCCCGCCGGTGGTGCTCACCCTGCCGTGGGAGAACCCGGCCGATGAGGAGCGGGTGACTGTGCCGCTGCTGTTCACCACCACCCGCCGGGGTGCGATCAACCGGCACACCTTCGACGACAAGAGTTGGCGCCCGGCCGTACGGGCGGCCGGCATCACGCCGACCCGGGCCACCGGCATGCACGCGCTGCGCCACTTCTACGCCTCGTCGCTGCTGGACGCGGGGGAGAGCATCAAGGCCCTCGCGTCGTACCTCGGCCACGCCGACCCGGGCTTCACGCTCCGGGTCTACACGCACCTGATGCCGGCCAGCGAGGAACGCACCCGCAACGCGATCGACAACCTGTTTGGGCCAGCCACTGAAGGGCCAGGATCACGCTCGTGACAGCGCGGTACCTGAAGGTCAGACTCGTCCGGGTGGAACTCGTTGAGTTGGGTGTGGTCGCTGCTCCATCCGGTGTCTTGGTCCTCGCGACGGTCGGGCACCTCGACTACATCTGGCCGAGTGTTGGCGAGCAGCTTTCCGATCGTGCAGCGGCGGTCGCTGCCACCGGTGGTGGCCATATCCAGGAATGGCTGTTCGAGGCGGTCGCCGTACCTGTCGAAGCGAACCGTCCCCTACCCGTGCTGGCGGCTACCCAGCCGTCCCCGTTCTTCGGTGAGGCTGCCATCACGATGCTTGAGGTTCGTCTTGGCGGAGAGAGCGCCGGCCGGTTGCTCGGTGACCTTCCGGCCGACCGGTGCGGCATGGTCCTGGGCGATGCCGTCGCACTCGATTCGTGGGTCGGCCTCTCCGTGCCGCCGCATACCGACTACGACAACTTTCGCCGGTCCGCCAAGAAGCATCCGCTGCACGTCGGCGCGGTTGAGGTCGCCGGCTGTTCCCTTCTCGGCATCGGCTGGGGCGAGGGTGACCACTCGATGCGGCACCGGGGAGAGCGGGCGGCGGGTCACGTCTACCCGGTGACGATCATCCGTGACCACTCGTCGGGGGTCGTTCTGCGGTGGGATGTTGACCCCGCCAAGATTCGACCTCAGACGGCCTGAGGGCGGCGGCGTGGTCCTCTCTGACGCCCTGGCGACGCCCTGGGAGGGTGTCAGGAGGGTGAAACGCCTGCTCAGAGTGCGTGCACCCTTCACAATCCGGCGTACAGGTCGACTCGTCCGTCGCCCTGTCGCCCCGGAGATCGCATCGCTACCGCCCTTCTCGGACGTGACCGCCAGTCCCTCCCATCAACCGATGTGCCGCTCGACGACCTCTCGTACCTGACGACGGAGGTCCGGGTGCTCGCCGCCGCTCATCCCCTCGGCCTCGAAGATCGCGTCGGTGAAGCCGTCCACCCCACCCGGAGGCGACTCGCGGAGCCGGCGCCTCTCCTCCGGTGGCAGGCAGAAGCCCAGCTTGACGCAGAGTTCGTCGAGGAGCCGGCGCACGTCGGACTCCCGGTCGTCACGGTGGCCCATGGAGGACAGCATGACGAACCCGGGACGTGGCCCTCCCTAGGGGGATCATGGGTGCTGCTCCGGATGTCGGACGGCGTGCCCGCCGCGCAGGATCGGAGGCATGAGCCTGCCCAGACCGCGCCGCCCGCTCCGGGACGCCGACGGCGTACGCCGGTTCCGGCTCTTCCTGGTCGCCGCCGTGCTCACCGTGGCGGTGACCCGGCTCTACCTGGCGGCCACCGGCTTCCCGCAGCTCGGCTCCGGCGACCTGCACGTGGCGCACCTGCTCTGGGGTGGGCTCGGCATGCTCGTCGCGCACCTGCTCCCGATGCTCTTCCTGGGCCGGGCGGTGCGTACCGCCGCCGCGGTGCTGGCCGGCGTGGGCTTCGGGCTGTTCATCGACGAGGTGGGGAAGTTCGTGACCCGGGACCACGACTACTTCTACGAGCCGGTCGCCGCGCTGATCCACGCCACGTTCCTCGCCGCCTGCGTGTTCGTGCTCCTCGTGGTGGGCCGTCGGCCGCCCACCGAGCGGGAACGGCGGGCCAACGCGGCCCAGGCCCTGGCGTACGCGGTGGCGGCGGGTGGCGTCCACCGGCCGGGCTTCCGGTGGCCGGACCGCCTGCGTACCCCTGTCGAGCTGATGTCGGGAACGACTCGGACGCCCGCGCTGGACCGCGCCACCGTGGTGGCGGTCGGGCTGCTCGCGGTGTTCTCGCTGGGCCGGCCGCTGGTGCTGTTGTCCCGTGAGCCAGGGCTGTGGCGCGGCGCCCACCTGGCGGCGGCGGTCGCCGCGCTGCTCGTCACCGCCGTCGGGCTGATCCGGTGGGCGGCGGGCCGGCGGGCGTCCGCGCTCGGGGCGCTCACGTCCGCCCTGGTGCTGCAGTTGGTCGTGGTGCAGTTCTTCTGGCTGCTCGACCACGAGTTCGCCGGCTTCGCGCTGGTGCTGGTCACGCTCGCCCTGCTCGGCCGCTGCCGGGGAATGGCCGCCCGGCAGCGGGCGGCGGCGGGTGACGCGGACGGTCGGGTGCGGGTCGCGGCCTGAGTCGTTGGTGATATCAGCTCGACAGGCGGCGAGGACCGAGGTCCGTCCGCCCCGGCGGGATCGCCGACCGTCGGTCCCCCTCCGGGGGAGGGCACGGGTACGGGCCGGCGCCGGTCGCGCCGACCGCTGGGGCCGGCGCGACCGGCGCCGGTCAGGTCGTGGTCGGGGTGACGCCGTCGAGCAGGTCGGCCAGGCGGGCCGCGGTGGTCGGGGCGTGCAGGTGCAGCCGCGCCACGTTGATGCTGTCCGTGCCGACCACGGCGAGCAGGGCTTGCGGGCTCACCGCGTAGACGCTGAGATAGCCGCCCTCGTTGCGCACGGTGGACTGCTGGAAGTCGCCCTGGCCCAGCCGGGATCCGACCTGCCGGCCCAGCCCGAACATGGTGGCGGCCAGCGCCGCCAGGTCGTCCGGGTCGGCGCCGTTCTGCAGGTTGTGCGTGACGAGCAGCCCGTCCACGCCGCCGAGGACACAGCCGTGCACCCCGGGGATCTGCAGCCGCAGCGCCGACAGCTCCTGCCCGATGGCCGGGTACGGCAGGGCCGGGTTGCCGGCCAGCGAGGGCGGCAGCGTGCGCGGGGGTGGCAGGGCGCCGGCCCGGGCCGGCGTACGGCGGGGGAGGTCGTCCACCCGGCTCACAGCTCCAGGGTCTCCTCGATCACGCGCAGCTGATGCCGGGCCATCGCGAGGTTGGCCCGGCTCTTGCTCACCATCAGGTAGAGGAACAGTCCCTTGCCGGTGCGGTTGCTCAGCGGTCGGATCAGGTGGTACTGGCTGCCGAGCGTGATGAGGATGTCCTCGATCTCGTCGTCGAGCTTCAGCATCTCGATGGTGCGCAGCTTGGCCCGGACCACGTCGGTGTTGCCGGCGGCGGCGACGGTCAGGTCGATCTCGCCGGTGCCCCCGGCCACGCCGAGGGTCATGCCACTGGTGTAGTCGACGAGCGCGGCTCCGATCGCCCCGTCGATGCTCATCGCGTTCTTCAACGCGACGTCAAGATTGCCCACGGTTCTCTCCCCAGGTCTGACGGGATGCGCCGGCGGGCCCGCTCGCGGTGTCCGGCGGGGCTGACAGCCGACGTCTCCCGCGAATATGCTCCGTCGAGGCTTGCACAACGCCGTCCGCCCGGCACCGGCTCGGGCGATGATCCACCGAAGCGGAGCCCCCGGCTCGGCCGCCGGTCCCGTAAGTGGGACTCACCGTCGGATGGTCGATCCTGCCTCCTGCTGCTAGAGCGGGGACGTGTCGTCCCGCGTGCCCCGTCTTCCGTCGTTCCCCGTCGCGACCGCCACGACCAGGTCTAATGTGGAGAGGGCGACGACTATTTGTGGCGTTCCGGTGGCGGCCGGGCGGTTCCCGGTGCACAGTGATCGCATGAGCGACGACGGAAGTGGTGGGCACTACTACTGGTGCACGCGACACCACCGGGTCGAGACCGATGCCGACGTGTGCCCCGCGAGGCACGTTCTCGGACCGTACGCCTCAGCCGCCGACGCGGAGAACGCCTTGCAGCAGGTGCGGGAGCGTAACGAAGCGTGGGATGCCGAGGACGCCCGTTGGGCCGGGGAGGGCCGCTAGACGGCGCGGGAGGGCCCGCGTCGAGGTGATCCGTGCTCCGCGAGGGCGAGAGCACGTCCCCAGGAAAGGGAACCGAGATGGCCGAAGCACAGCAGGCCACCCGCCCGGCCGCGAAACGGACGACCGCGAAGAGGACCACCGCGGGCAGGACGACGACGGTCACCAAGGCGTCGCCGAACGCCTCGGGCGCCGGCGCCGGACGGACGCCGGCGAAGAAGGCGGTGGCGAAGAAGGCCGCCGCCAAGAAGGTCGTGTCGGCGGCGCGCAAGGCGCCGGCCACCAGGGCCACGGCAGCCAGGACGACCGCCAAGAAGACCGCGGCCAAGAAGACCGCCGGTCGGACGGCGCCGGCCACGAGGACCACCGCCAAGAGCGCGCCGGCCAAGAAGGCCACCGCGAAGAAGACGGCGGCGAAGAAGGCGCCCGCGAAGAAGACCACGACGGCGGCGAAGAAGACCACCGCGGCGAGGAAGACCACGGCGGCCACGAAGACCACGGCGGCCCGGAAGACGACCACCGCCCGGACGACCACCGCGAAGAAGGCGCCGGCGAAGAAGACCACCGCCGCGAAGAAGACCACCGCCGCGAAGAAGGCGCCGGCCAAGAAGACCACCGCCTCGACGCGCCCCGCGGCGCGCAAGACGGCGGCCAAGAAGGCCCCGGCGAAGAAGACCACCACCGCGCGCAAGACCACCGCCGCCAAGAAGACCACGGCGGCCAAGAAGGCGCCGGCCCGCAAGACCACCACGGCCAAGCGGACCACCACCGCCCGCAAGGCCCCGGCCCGCCGGGCCTGACCCCGACCGCTCACCCGCGCGGCGGGAGCTGACGCCGTCGCGCCGGTGAGCGGAACGTGCGGGGCGCTGTCAGGATTGACCGCGTGGTGATCCGACGCGTACTGGCGCCCCGCATCGACTTCGGCGCGCTGCGCCGCGAGCTGGGACTGCCCGAGAGCTTCCCGGCCGCGGCGCAGCGCGAGGCCGACACGGCGGCGGCCGCGCCGCCGCCGGCCGTCGCCGACCGCACCGACGTCCCGTTCGTCACGGTCGACCCGGCGACCTCGCGCGACCTCGACCAGGCGATGCACCTCGCCCGCCGTCCCGGTGGCGGCTACCGCGTGCGGTACGCGATCGCCGACGTGTTCACCCACGTACGCCCCCGCGGTGAGCTGGAGGCGGAGACGTGGCGCCGGGGCCAGACGGTCTACCTGCCGGACGGCAACGTGCCGCTGCACCCGCACACGCTCAGCGAGGGGGCGGCCAGCCTGCTGCCCGACGCCGACCGGGCCGCGGTGCTCTGGACCATCGACCTGGACGCCGACGGTGGCACGGTCGCGGTCACCCTGGAACGGGCCCTGGTGCGCAGCCGGGCGAAGCTCGACTACGGCGGGGTGCAACGCGACGCCGACGCCGGCCGGCTGCCCGAGCCGATCGCCCTGCTGCCCGAGATCGGGGCCCTGCTCACCACCCGTGGTCTGCACCGGGGCGCGATCAATCTGCCGCTGCCCGAGCAGGACGTCGAGCCCGACGGCGACGGCTGGCGGCTGGTGCTGCGCGGCCCCGGCGCGATGGAGGAACACAACGCCCAGATCTCGCTGCTGACCGGCATGGCCGCCGCCGACATCATGCTCGCCGGCCGGATCGGGCTGCTGCGGACGATGCCGCGTCCCCGCGCGGAGGCGGTCGAGCGGCTGCGGACCGCCGCCGGCCCGCTCGGCGTGCCGTGGCCGGACGGTGTCCCGGTCGGTCAGGTGCTCGCCGGGCTGGACGCGTCGCGACCCCGGGCCGCCGCCTTCGTCGACCAGGCCGCCGAGCTGATGCGCGGGGCCGCGTACACCGCCTTCGACGGCGCGGTGCCCGAGCAGCCCGAGCACGGCGGGGTGGCCGCCGCGTACGCGCACGTCACCGCGCCGCTGCGCCGGCTCGCCGACCGCTACGCCACCGAGGCGTGCCTGGCCCTGCACGAGGGCCGGGAGGTGCCCGAGCACGTCCGGGCCGCGTTGCCGAAGCTGCCGGAGGTGATGGCGACGACCGACCGTACCGCCGGCGCGGCCACCCGGGGCGCGATCGAGCTGGCCGAGGCGGTGCTGCTGGCGCACCGGGTGGGGGAGACGTTCGAGGCGGCGGTGCTGGACGTGGACGAGCCGCGCCCGGCGGGCAACGGCCGCGCCGGCCGGCCGCCCGGCGGCACTGTCGCGCTGGACGAGCCGCCGGTGCGGGCCCGCTGCGTCGGCGACCTGCCGCTGGGCGAGCGCGTCCGGGTCCGGCTGACCGTGGCTGACCCGGTGGAGCGCAAGGTCGCCTTCGAACGCGCCTGACCGGCGGTGGATGTCCCGCACCCGACCCGGCGACCGGGGCGGGGATTGTCACAGCGCCTCGACGCTCCGACGCCGGGCACCCTTTGCGAGGATGACCGCATGGCTTACGACGCGACCACGCTGCCCGACGTCTCCGGGCTGACCGTCGGCATCATCGGTGGCACCGGCGACCAGGGGCGGGGACTCGCCTACCGGTTCGCCCGGGCCGGGCAGACCGTGCTGATCGGCTCCCGCGCCGCCGACCGGGCCGCCCAGGCCGCCGCCGAGATCGCCGCCCTGCCCGGGATGCCGGCCGGCGCGACGGTCACCGGTGCCGACAACGACGAGGTCGCCCGGCGCAGCGACGTGGTGATCGTGGCGGTGCCGTGGGACGGGCACGCCGCCACCGTCGCCGCGCTCGCCGAGCCGCTGGCTGGCAAGATCGTCGTGGACTGCGTCAACCCGCTCGGCTTCGACAAGCAGGGCCCGTACGCGCTCACCGTGGCCGAGGGCAGCGCCGTGCAGCAGGCCGCCGCGCTGCTGCCCGACTCCCGGGTCTGCGC
Coding sequences within it:
- a CDS encoding helix-turn-helix domain-containing protein; protein product: MMAKDELWTVRDVSAYLRVPQETLYRWRKVKYGPPAARVGRHLRYEPEAVRAWVREQAAA
- a CDS encoding tyrosine-type recombinase/integrase, coding for MGHVEDRWYKTLRHEGGRKERVKTQLFGKGLRYRVRYIGPDGKERKKSFPDRAKREAEAFMVSTETDKLRGSYVDPLAGRMTFAEYAETWLRTRSFDESTREVTEHRVRKYLLPFFGSRQLASIKPGHIREWDAALVGKLAPATRAVIFAHLRTILGAAVDDERIAKNPCSAKSVTPPRPVQRRIVPLRYDQVSAIRGGLAQRYRAMVDLGAGCGLRQGEILGLGVDDIDLDAGWVHVTRQVKLVRSRLVFGLPKNDRDRRIPLPDSVALVLHQHIDDFPPVVLTLPWENPADEERVTVPLLFTTTRRGAINRHTFDDKSWRPAVRAAGITPTRATGMHALRHFYASSLLDAGESIKALASYLGHADPGFTLRVYTHLMPASEERTRNAIDNLFGPATEGPGSRS
- a CDS encoding roadblock/LC7 domain-containing protein — translated: MSRVDDLPRRTPARAGALPPPRTLPPSLAGNPALPYPAIGQELSALRLQIPGVHGCVLGGVDGLLVTHNLQNGADPDDLAALAATMFGLGRQVGSRLGQGDFQQSTVRNEGGYLSVYAVSPQALLAVVGTDSINVARLHLHAPTTAARLADLLDGVTPTTT
- a CDS encoding histone translates to MAEAQQATRPAAKRTTAKRTTAGRTTTVTKASPNASGAGAGRTPAKKAVAKKAAAKKVVSAARKAPATRATAARTTAKKTAAKKTAGRTAPATRTTAKSAPAKKATAKKTAAKKAPAKKTTTAAKKTTAARKTTAATKTTAARKTTTARTTTAKKAPAKKTTAAKKTTAAKKAPAKKTTASTRPAARKTAAKKAPAKKTTTARKTTAAKKTTAAKKAPARKTTTAKRTTTARKAPARRA
- a CDS encoding RNB domain-containing ribonuclease, whose product is MVIRRVLAPRIDFGALRRELGLPESFPAAAQREADTAAAAPPPAVADRTDVPFVTVDPATSRDLDQAMHLARRPGGGYRVRYAIADVFTHVRPRGELEAETWRRGQTVYLPDGNVPLHPHTLSEGAASLLPDADRAAVLWTIDLDADGGTVAVTLERALVRSRAKLDYGGVQRDADAGRLPEPIALLPEIGALLTTRGLHRGAINLPLPEQDVEPDGDGWRLVLRGPGAMEEHNAQISLLTGMAAADIMLAGRIGLLRTMPRPRAEAVERLRTAAGPLGVPWPDGVPVGQVLAGLDASRPRAAAFVDQAAELMRGAAYTAFDGAVPEQPEHGGVAAAYAHVTAPLRRLADRYATEACLALHEGREVPEHVRAALPKLPEVMATTDRTAGAATRGAIELAEAVLLAHRVGETFEAAVLDVDEPRPAGNGRAGRPPGGTVALDEPPVRARCVGDLPLGERVRVRLTVADPVERKVAFERA
- the npdG gene encoding NADPH-dependent F420 reductase, with amino-acid sequence MAYDATTLPDVSGLTVGIIGGTGDQGRGLAYRFARAGQTVLIGSRAADRAAQAAAEIAALPGMPAGATVTGADNDEVARRSDVVIVAVPWDGHAATVAALAEPLAGKIVVDCVNPLGFDKQGPYALTVAEGSAVQQAAALLPDSRVCAAFNHVSAPLLADPEVDRIDLDVLICTEDRDLVGVVAALAARIPGMRGIYAGRLRNAHQIEAFTANLIAINKRYKAHAGIRVTDL